A stretch of Procambarus clarkii isolate CNS0578487 chromosome 80, FALCON_Pclarkii_2.0, whole genome shotgun sequence DNA encodes these proteins:
- the LOC138357906 gene encoding autotransporter adhesin BpaC-like, with protein sequence MIKSGDTGLVSGDTGLVSGDTGLVSGDTGLVSGDTGLVSGDTGLVSGDTGPVSGDTGLVSGDTGPVSGDTGLVSGATGLESGDTGPESGDTGPESGDTGPESGDTGPVSGDTGPESGDTGLVSGDTGLVSGDTGLVSGDTGLESGDTGLESGDTGLESGDTGLVSGDTGLVSGDTGLVSGDTGLVSGDTGLESGDTGLESGDTGLVSGDTGLVSGDTGLVSGDTGLVSGDTGLVSGDTGLVSGDTGLESGDTGLVSGDTGLVSGDTGLVSGDTGLESGDTGLVSGDTGPESGDTGPESGDTGPESGDTGLESGDTGLESGDTGPESGDTGPESGDTGPESGDTGLVSGDTGPESGDTGPESGDTGLESGDTGLESGDTGPESGDTGPESGDTGPESGDTGLVSGDTGLVSGDTGLV encoded by the exons ATGATTAAATCag GTGACACGGGGCTGGTGTCAGGTGACACGGGGCTGGTGTCAGGTGACACGGGGCTGGTGTCAGGTGACACGGGGCTGGTGTCAGGTGACACGGGGCTGGTGTCAGGTGACACGGGGCTGGTGTCAGGTGACACGGGGCCGGTGTCAGGTGACACGGGGCTGGTGTCAGGTGACACGGGGCCGGTGTCAGGTGACACGGGGCTGGTGTCAGGTGCCACGGGGCTGGAGTCAGGTGACACGGGGCCGGAGTCAGGTGACACGGGGCCGGAGTCAGGTGACACGGGGCCGGAGTCAGGTGACACGGGGCCGGTGTCAGGTGACACGGGGCCGGAGTCAGGTGACACGGGGCTGGTGTCAGGTGACACGGGGCTGGTGTCAGGTGACACGGGGCTGGTGTCAGGTGACACGGGGCTGGAGTCAGGTGACACGGGGCTGGAGTCAGGTGACACGGGGCTGGAGTCAGGTGACACGGGGCTGGTGTCAGGTGACACGGGGCTGGTGTCAGGTGACACGGGGCTGGTGTCAGGTGACACGGGGCTGGTGTCAGGTGACACGGGGCTGGAGTCAGGTGACACGGGGCTGGAGTCAGGTGACACGGGGCTGGTGTCAGGTGACACGGGGCTGGTGTCAGGTGACACGGGGCTGGTGTCAGGTGACACGGGGCTGGTGTCAGGTGACACGGGGCTGGTGTCAGGTGACACGGGGCTGGTGTCAGGTGACACGGGGCTGGAGTCAGGTGACACGGGGCTGGTGTCAGGTGACACGGGGCTGGTGTCAGGTGACACGGGGCTGGTGTCAGGTGACACGGGGCTGGAGTCAGGTGACACGGGGCTGGTGTCAGGTGACACGGGGCCGGAGTCAGGTGACACGGGGCCGGAGTCAGGTGACACGGGGCCAGAGTCAGGTGACACGGGGCTGGAGTCAGGTGACACGGGGCTGGAGTCAGGTGACACGGGGCCGGAGTCAGGTGACACGGGGCCGGAGTCAGGTGACACGGGGCCAGAGTCAGGTGACACGGGGCTGGTGTCAGGTGACACGGGGCCGGAGTCAGGTGACACGGGGCCAGAGTCAGGTGACACGGGGCTGGAGTCAGGTGACACGGGGCTGGAGTCAGGTGACACGGGGCCGGAGTCAGGTGACACGGGGCCGGAGTCAGGTGACACGGGGCCAGAGTCAGGTGACACGGGGCTGGTGTCAGGCGACACGGGGCTGGTGTCAGGTGACACGGGGCTGGTGTGA
- the LOC138357905 gene encoding histidine-rich protein PFHRP-II-like, with amino-acid sequence MPPTLTRPPTLTHRHQRSHCHQRSHCHQRSHTATNAHTATNAHTATNAHTATNAHTATNAHTATNAHTATIAHTATNAHTATNAHTATNAHTATNAHTATNAHTATNAHTATNAHTATNAHTATNAHTATNAHTATNAHTATNAHTATNAHTATNAHTATNAHTATNAHTATNAHTATNAHTATNAHTATNAHTATNAHTATNAHTATNAHTATNAHTATNAHTATNAHTATNAHTATNAHTATNAHTATNAHTATNAHTATNAHTATNAHTATNAHTATNAHTATNAHTATNAHTVTNAHTATNAHTPTQNNERTR; translated from the coding sequence ATGCCACCAACGCTCACACGGCCACCAACGCTCACACACCGCCACCAACGCTCACACTGCCACCAACGCTCACACTGCCACCAACGCTCACACACCGCCACCAACGCTCACACTGCCACCAACGCTCACACGGCCACCAACGCTCACACTGCCACCAACGCTCACACCGCCACCAACGCTCACACGGCCACCAACGCTCACACTGCCACCATCGCTCACACCGCCACCAACGCTCACACGGCCACCAACGCTCACACGGCCACCAACGCTCACACTGCCACCAACGCTCACACCGCCACCAACGCTCACACTGCCACCAACGCTCACACCGCCACCAACGCTCACACTGCCACCAACGCTCACACCGCCACCAACGCTCACACGGCCACCAACGCTCACACGGCCACCAACGCTCACACGGCCACCAACGCTCACACGGCCACCAACGCTCACACGGCCACCAACGCTCACACTGCCACCAACGCTCACACCGCCACCAACGCTCACACGGCCACCAACGCTCACACTGCCACCAACGCTCACACGGCCACCAACGCTCACACGGCCACCAACGCTCACACCGCCACCAACGCTCACACCGCCACCAACGCTCACACCGCCACCAACGCTCACACGGCCACCAACGCTCACACTGCCACCAACGCTCACACGGCCACCAACGCTCACACGGCCACCAACGCTCACACTGCCACCAACGCTCACACCGCCACCAACGCTCACACCGCCACCAACGCTCACACCGCCACCAACGCTCACACCGCCACCAACGCTCACACCGCCACCAACGCTCACACCGCCACCAACGCTCACACCGCCACCAACGCTCACACCGCCACCAACGCTCACACCGCCACCAACGCTCACACCGTCACCAACGCTCACACCGCCACCAACGCTCACACCCCCACGCAAAATAACGAGAGAACACGTTAA